In the Chroococcidiopsis sp. SAG 2025 genome, one interval contains:
- the cofH gene encoding 7,8-didemethyl-8-hydroxy-5-deazariboflavin synthase subunit CofH produces MITKTIEPILDRTLSGDDISPAEGVELLQQTAPEAIALIRDTADKLRHQQAGDTVTYVINRNINFTNICEQHCSFCAFRRDAGEAGSYWLEWGQILEKATDAVQRGATEICMQGGLHPTAKIDGKSLPYYLELVKTIKVEFPHLHLHAFSPQEVQFIAREDGLSYATVIVALRDAGVGSMPGTAAEVLDDNVRRILCPEKINTATWLEIVSTAHQLGLPTTSTMLSGHIEIPQQQIRHLEHLRSLQQIAIERQYPTKITEFILLPFVGQEAPKPLRKRVGRDQPVLADALLLTAVARIYLGKWIPNHQPSWVKLGLAGATTALEWGCNDIGGTLMEEHITTMAGAVGGTCMAVETLQTAIASLNRPYRQRDTLYGNLI; encoded by the coding sequence ATGATAACCAAAACAATTGAACCTATTCTCGATCGCACCTTATCTGGAGACGATATCTCTCCAGCCGAAGGAGTAGAGTTATTACAACAAACTGCACCGGAAGCAATTGCTCTCATCCGCGATACTGCCGATAAACTCCGCCATCAGCAAGCGGGCGATACCGTTACTTATGTCATTAACCGCAATATCAACTTTACCAATATTTGCGAACAACACTGTAGTTTCTGCGCCTTTCGTCGCGATGCGGGCGAAGCAGGTTCCTACTGGTTGGAATGGGGACAAATCTTAGAAAAAGCTACCGATGCCGTACAGAGAGGGGCAACAGAAATTTGTATGCAAGGGGGACTTCACCCTACAGCAAAAATTGATGGTAAATCGCTGCCATACTACTTAGAATTAGTCAAAACGATTAAAGTAGAATTTCCTCACTTGCATTTACATGCCTTTTCTCCCCAAGAAGTGCAATTTATTGCTAGGGAAGACGGTTTGAGCTACGCTACCGTTATCGTTGCTTTGCGGGATGCTGGTGTTGGTTCAATGCCAGGAACAGCAGCAGAAGTATTAGATGATAATGTCAGGCGAATTCTGTGTCCAGAAAAGATTAACACAGCGACATGGTTAGAAATTGTGAGTACGGCACACCAACTTGGCTTGCCGACAACGAGTACCATGTTATCTGGACATATCGAAATACCCCAACAGCAAATCCGTCATCTAGAACATTTGCGATCGCTTCAACAAATTGCGATCGAGCGGCAGTATCCTACAAAAATTACAGAGTTTATTTTACTGCCTTTCGTCGGACAAGAAGCACCTAAGCCGCTGAGAAAGCGGGTAGGAAGAGATCAGCCAGTTTTAGCAGATGCTTTGCTACTCACAGCAGTGGCGCGAATTTATCTAGGAAAATGGATTCCCAACCATCAACCGAGTTGGGTCAAACTCGGACTCGCAGGAGCAACAACAGCTTTAGAATGGGGTTGCAACGATATTGGCGGCACGCTGATGGAAGAACACATTACCACAATGGCAGGTGCAGTTGGCGGTACTTGCATGGCAGTAGAGACACTACAAACAGCGATCGCTTCCCTCAATCGTCCCTACCGTCAAAGAGATACCTTGTATGGCAATCTCATTTAA
- a CDS encoding HAMP domain-containing protein, whose amino-acid sequence MNLRKKLLTTFSGLALLALATAGVTVWAIAQWQNSERRLQGHYQRSLLLESVRTATFRAFKEVPDAIVSNDIDARQEFEAFLKPAEADFKRWVELADTEAERKQVQQVRNAYLALIQDARDAFTLVEQGQRDRAFALLEKQLEDIDFIRFEKVTQQAVASDRQNRQIITQQTQNTRQTAQLVLAIAAFGTISLMLLLAAYLASDLFAPLEEVEEALDDAAKGDFKRRLGEERQDELGAVSRAFNRMMEAMAERQQFAGLAAVPNGVVKDGVEDSAWQHLPSRVTLHRLLSQLRTRVTQLQHHNGFKGNEEFDGQQQAAIGQLDLLLQAVSRITDFGFPLDLNLARTDVRALLYDLLLRFQSEFVERAVSIDLDIAPEVSYAVVDRPKLREVLSELVRNALEVIYKEKLKAARMEARGFYYDKTVAQSIAS is encoded by the coding sequence ATGAACTTAAGAAAGAAACTATTAACAACATTTAGCGGGTTGGCGTTGCTGGCGCTGGCAACGGCGGGTGTGACTGTGTGGGCGATCGCGCAGTGGCAAAATAGCGAACGCAGATTGCAAGGGCATTACCAACGTAGTTTGTTACTTGAGAGCGTGCGAACGGCAACTTTTCGCGCTTTTAAAGAAGTTCCTGATGCGATTGTTAGCAACGACATAGACGCACGGCAAGAATTTGAAGCCTTTCTCAAACCAGCAGAAGCAGATTTTAAGCGCTGGGTAGAATTAGCCGACACTGAAGCGGAACGAAAACAAGTTCAGCAAGTCCGTAACGCTTACCTGGCTTTGATACAGGATGCCCGCGATGCCTTTACTCTAGTAGAACAAGGTCAGCGCGATCGCGCCTTTGCACTTCTAGAAAAACAACTAGAAGACATAGACTTTATCAGGTTTGAGAAAGTCACTCAACAAGCCGTTGCTTCCGATCGCCAAAATCGCCAAATCATCACTCAACAAACACAAAATACGCGGCAAACTGCCCAATTAGTTTTAGCGATCGCGGCTTTTGGCACAATCTCACTGATGTTGCTTCTTGCAGCTTATTTAGCTTCAGATTTATTTGCACCATTAGAAGAGGTAGAGGAGGCATTAGACGACGCAGCTAAAGGAGACTTCAAACGCCGCCTCGGTGAAGAACGTCAAGACGAGCTAGGAGCAGTCAGCCGAGCTTTCAATCGAATGATGGAGGCAATGGCAGAACGGCAGCAGTTTGCAGGTTTGGCTGCCGTTCCTAATGGTGTTGTTAAAGATGGCGTAGAAGATTCTGCTTGGCAGCATTTGCCTTCACGAGTCACTTTGCATCGATTATTGTCGCAATTGCGTACGCGGGTGACTCAGTTGCAGCACCACAATGGTTTTAAGGGCAACGAAGAATTTGACGGGCAACAACAGGCGGCGATCGGGCAGCTCGATCTACTATTACAAGCCGTGTCGCGAATTACTGATTTTGGCTTTCCCTTAGATTTGAATCTTGCCCGTACCGATGTCAGAGCGCTGCTTTACGATCTGCTGCTGCGGTTTCAATCCGAATTCGTCGAACGCGCCGTGAGCATCGATCTGGATATTGCTCCAGAAGTCAGTTATGCAGTTGTCGATCGCCCGAAGTTACGCGAGGTTTTGAGCGAACTAGTACGGAATGCCTTAGAGGTCATTTATAAAGAAAAGTTGAAAGCAGCGAGAATGGAGGCAAGAGGCTTTTACTATGACAAGACAGTAGCCCAAAGCATTGCCTCATGA
- a CDS encoding IS5 family transposase (programmed frameshift) — protein MSRKAYKSDLTDREWQIIEPLIPPVRPGGHPRTVDMREVVNAIFYLLKTGCAWEMLPHDFPPYSTVYYYFRRWQKRGIWQQINLALREQVRMKLGKSHQATAAIVDSQSVKTTRKKGEVSGFDGGKLVKGRKRHVVVDPQGLLMGVVITEANASERLGAIVALLEECYNSKSLELIWADSGYSGENFAQAVMVVCGAEVEIVKRITDGFEVLPRRWVVERTFGWLGRYRRLSKDYELLPEISESMVYAAMVRLMLRRLAA, from the exons ATGAGTAGAAAAGCTTACAAAAGTGATTTAACCGATCGAGAATGGCAAATCATTGAACCATTAATTCCACCTGTAAGACCAGGAGGACATCCACGTACTGTGGATATGCGTGAGGTAGTAAATGCCATCTTTTATTTGCTGAAAACTGGCTGTGCTTGGGAGATGCTACCACATGACTTCCCACCCTATTCAACGGTTTATTATTACTTTCGGCGTTGGCAAAAACGAGGAATTTGGCAGCAGATAAATCTTGCCTTACGTGAACAAGTACGGATGAAGCTGGGCAAATCTCATCAAGCTACTGCTGCAATTGTGGATAGCCAGTCCGTAAAAACGAC ACGGAAAAAAGGGGAAGTATCCGGCTTTGATGGCGGCAAGCTAGTTAAAGGTCGCAAACGCCATGTCGTAGTAGATCCTCAAGGACTACTAATGGGTGTAGTAATCACCGAAGCTAATGCTTCAGAACGATTAGGAGCAATAGTGGCATTGCTAGAAGAGTGCTATAACTCTAAGTCTTTAGAGCTAATTTGGGCAGATAGTGGCTACAGTGGAGAGAATTTTGCACAAGCTGTAATGGTAGTCTGCGGTGCAGAAGTAGAAATAGTTAAGCGGATTACAGATGGGTTTGAAGTTTTGCCCAGAAGATGGGTAGTTGAACGAACTTTTGGCTGGCTAGGACGCTATCGACGACTAAGTAAGGATTATGAACTCCTACCGGAAATAAGTGAATCTATGGTCTACGCTGCTATGGTACGGCTGATGCTGAGACGACTAGCTGCTTGA
- the ppk2 gene encoding polyphosphate kinase 2: protein MSAIDRNGTHAAVKSADSNKENKSKKKLNGKFYEKELAQLQTELVKLQYWVKHQGLKVALIFEGRDAAGKGGAIGCVTEYLNPRGCRVVALGTPSDVEKTQWYFQRYVAHLPAAGEIVLFDRSWYNRAGVERVMGFCTEAQYQEFMQSCPEFERMLVRSGIILLKYWFSVSDDEQERRFQARVKDPAKRWKLSPMDIEARDRWEEYSKAKDVMLAHTNIPEAPWFTVEADNKKRARLNLIQHILSKIPYQDMTPDAFDLPPRKPGTGYHRPPVNEQFFVPQVY from the coding sequence ATGTCAGCTATAGATCGAAATGGAACTCATGCAGCAGTCAAATCTGCTGACAGCAACAAAGAGAACAAATCGAAGAAAAAGCTGAACGGTAAGTTTTACGAAAAAGAATTAGCACAACTGCAAACGGAGTTGGTGAAATTGCAGTACTGGGTTAAACATCAAGGTTTAAAGGTAGCGCTGATTTTTGAAGGACGGGATGCGGCTGGAAAGGGAGGCGCAATTGGGTGCGTGACGGAATACCTCAATCCGCGTGGCTGTCGCGTTGTGGCTTTGGGTACACCTTCAGATGTGGAAAAGACGCAGTGGTACTTTCAGCGTTATGTTGCCCATCTACCTGCGGCGGGGGAAATCGTGCTGTTCGATCGCAGTTGGTACAATCGTGCAGGGGTAGAACGGGTGATGGGTTTTTGCACTGAAGCCCAATATCAAGAGTTTATGCAATCTTGCCCTGAATTCGAGCGGATGTTGGTGCGATCTGGAATTATTTTGTTGAAGTATTGGTTTTCCGTCAGCGATGACGAACAGGAACGCCGCTTTCAAGCGCGGGTTAAAGATCCGGCTAAGCGCTGGAAACTCAGTCCGATGGATATTGAAGCCCGCGATCGCTGGGAGGAATATTCTAAAGCTAAGGATGTCATGCTAGCTCATACTAATATTCCAGAGGCTCCTTGGTTTACAGTGGAAGCCGATAATAAAAAACGGGCGCGACTTAACTTAATTCAACACATTTTAAGCAAGATTCCCTACCAAGACATGACTCCAGATGCATTCGATCTACCTCCTAGAAAGCCTGGAACTGGCTATCATCGTCCACCTGTAAACGAACAGTTTTTCGTTCCCCAGGTTTATTAA
- a CDS encoding ATP-binding protein gives MPEQGGRIGLRTRIDPDAMNLLIEVADNGKGIQQPAIERVFSPTVTTNGQRAGVGLTLSKAVVEQHGGQLTIDSEPGQGTYVQISLPLRE, from the coding sequence TTGCCAGAACAAGGTGGACGGATTGGTTTGCGGACGCGCATCGATCCTGATGCTATGAATCTCTTAATTGAAGTCGCTGACAACGGCAAGGGAATTCAACAACCCGCAATCGAACGGGTTTTTTCTCCCACAGTCACTACCAACGGTCAGCGTGCAGGTGTGGGACTTACCTTAAGCAAAGCGGTCGTCGAACAGCATGGAGGTCAACTCACCATTGATAGCGAACCTGGTCAGGGGACATACGTACAGATTTCATTGCCACTACGAGAGTAG
- a CDS encoding IS4 family transposase codes for MEQAIAKTKVCEQRKRSLPAQLVICLVIAMSLWSRDSMRDVLKNLIDGLSEAWVKVGKYWRVFCKSAITQARQRLSPRVMSQLFHQLVRPMASTDTKGAFLNGLRIVVIDRTCFDLPDSDENARVFGRPSSRPGTQAAFPKLRLVILVEAGTHLIFDALMCPYRIGERVRALRLLRSVSSGMLLMWDRGLHSYAMVQATVTTGSDYLGRIPANVKFLCEEPLADGSYLSWIYPPAKFRSKACQPIQVRVIEYTIGNTDNPEEQLRYRLITSLLELEKFPAQLLAIEYHQRWEVENTIDELKVHLSGRKTHIRSQKPREVVQEVYGWLLGHWAVRLLMFQAAKSAGITPLRLSFTGTLRVIRRAIPKFQRLQSQELPFF; via the coding sequence ATCGAGCAAGCGATCGCTAAAACTAAAGTTTGTGAACAACGTAAACGCTCGTTACCAGCACAATTGGTAATTTGTTTGGTAATTGCGATGAGTCTGTGGTCACGAGATTCGATGAGAGATGTGCTGAAAAACTTAATTGATGGGCTGAGCGAAGCATGGGTGAAAGTGGGGAAATACTGGCGAGTTTTTTGTAAATCAGCAATAACGCAAGCCCGACAACGATTAAGTCCAAGGGTGATGAGTCAATTGTTCCATCAACTGGTGCGACCAATGGCTAGCACCGATACCAAAGGAGCATTTCTCAATGGATTGCGAATTGTGGTAATTGATCGGACTTGCTTCGATCTGCCAGACAGCGATGAAAATGCGAGAGTTTTTGGTCGTCCGAGCAGCCGTCCTGGCACACAAGCCGCATTTCCCAAACTGCGATTAGTCATTTTGGTAGAAGCAGGAACACATTTAATCTTTGATGCATTGATGTGTCCATATCGAATAGGAGAACGAGTGCGGGCATTAAGATTATTACGCTCCGTGAGTTCAGGGATGTTGTTGATGTGGGACAGAGGGTTACATTCTTATGCAATGGTGCAAGCAACTGTCACAACTGGTAGCGATTATTTAGGAAGAATTCCCGCAAATGTCAAGTTTTTGTGCGAAGAACCACTGGCGGATGGTTCTTATCTGAGTTGGATTTATCCACCTGCTAAATTCCGCTCAAAAGCTTGCCAGCCCATACAAGTCCGAGTGATTGAATACACAATTGGTAATACCGACAACCCAGAGGAACAACTAAGATATCGCTTAATTACCAGCTTATTGGAATTGGAGAAATTTCCGGCTCAACTACTGGCGATTGAATATCATCAACGCTGGGAAGTAGAAAATACTATTGATGAACTCAAAGTACATTTATCAGGACGAAAAACTCATATTCGCTCTCAAAAACCGCGTGAAGTTGTGCAGGAAGTTTACGGGTGGTTGTTAGGACACTGGGCTGTGCGGTTATTGATGTTTCAAGCTGCAAAGAGCGCGGGTATCACTCCTTTGCGTCTGAGTTTCACTGGGACATTGCGAGTTATTCGTCGTGCTATCCCGAAATTTCAACGCTTGCAATCACAAGAACTCCCCTTTTTTTAA
- a CDS encoding DUF6464 family protein has translation MGAALWILALGLMPSLLSLWLLRRREAQIQARFRQAIDFTPIRTQRSEPTPLHSDRYYLEGVGYLVGDISCRYNARSGYIRCAVNPEGPCEGCRYYEPR, from the coding sequence GTGGGAGCAGCACTCTGGATTCTTGCTTTAGGACTAATGCCATCATTGCTATCGCTGTGGCTACTGCGCCGAAGAGAGGCACAAATACAAGCGAGATTTAGACAAGCGATCGACTTTACCCCCATCAGGACACAGAGAAGCGAACCTACACCACTTCATAGCGATCGCTATTATTTAGAAGGAGTAGGATATCTGGTTGGTGACATCAGCTGTCGCTACAATGCTCGTTCCGGCTATATTAGATGTGCGGTCAATCCTGAAGGACCCTGTGAGGGTTGTCGTTACTACGAACCGCGATAG
- a CDS encoding DUF3318 domain-containing protein produces MEPTTEIRRLLDLMPASGRMLTKIVAKREQTKVIDYAFPLPWQQERRISINFDLWRRLPQPQRDLLLLRTVSWLTAVKWFKPDVYQGVVLAGLLGTVVEIVQGDVVGTVAAGALTAIAGTRIWRNNRSSQIEVEADEAAVRVAGRRGYAEAEAAQHLLSAIEAVAQMEGRPTLDFMELLRRQNLQAIAGLSSVGIPETLREKS; encoded by the coding sequence ATGGAACCAACTACTGAAATTCGCCGCCTTCTGGACTTGATGCCTGCTTCCGGTCGGATGTTGACTAAGATTGTCGCTAAGCGGGAGCAAACTAAAGTTATCGATTATGCTTTTCCTTTGCCGTGGCAGCAGGAACGTCGCATTTCCATTAATTTCGATCTCTGGCGGCGGCTACCCCAACCACAGCGAGATTTGTTGCTGTTGCGGACTGTTAGCTGGTTAACGGCAGTAAAGTGGTTTAAACCGGATGTCTATCAGGGAGTTGTCTTAGCTGGGCTTTTGGGGACGGTAGTAGAGATCGTGCAGGGAGATGTTGTGGGTACTGTGGCAGCTGGGGCATTAACCGCGATCGCCGGGACTCGGATCTGGCGCAATAACCGCAGTTCTCAGATTGAGGTAGAAGCAGATGAGGCAGCAGTGCGCGTTGCTGGGAGGCGGGGTTATGCTGAGGCAGAGGCGGCTCAACATCTGTTATCGGCAATTGAAGCGGTGGCACAAATGGAAGGACGACCGACTTTAGATTTTATGGAACTACTCCGCCGTCAAAATTTGCAAGCGATCGCCGGACTTTCTTCTGTTGGTATTCCAGAAACTCTCAGAGAAAAATCATAA